A single region of the Triticum dicoccoides isolate Atlit2015 ecotype Zavitan chromosome 2B, WEW_v2.0, whole genome shotgun sequence genome encodes:
- the LOC119368636 gene encoding 2-oxoglutarate-Fe(II) type oxidoreductase hxnY-like → MVASNGGALPMVDLAPFFAGDGAHDNSARARAIEAVRQAGQATGFFRAVNHGVPRELMARALDLSAAFFALPDEEKAKVRPAEASSNAPLPVGYARQPAHSADKNEYLLLFNPKLGLNHYPAEPAGLRGALEECFAKLADLGLLIQDILNECMGLPRGFLAEYNADRDFDFLTALRYFPATADENNGSSAHEDANCITFVLQDDVGGLEVLGVDGRWVPAEPVEGTIVVNVGDVLQVLTNKKFKSATHRVVRRPEAHRHSIVFFLNLHGDKWVEPLPEFAGDAGEQPRYRGFRYNEYMQLRMRNKSHPPSRPEDVVHITHYEI, encoded by the coding sequence ATGGTGGCCAGCAACGGCGGCGCTCTCCCGATGGTGGACCTGGCGCCGTTCTTCGCCGGGGACGGTGCCCACGACAACAGCGCGCGCGCCCGGGCCATCGAGGCCGTGCGCCAGGCGGGCCAAGCGACCGGGTTCTTCCGCGCGGTGAACCACGGCGTGCCACGCGAGCTCATGGCACGCGCGCTCGATCTGTCGGCGGCGTTCTTCGCGTTGCCGGACGAGGAGAAGGCCAAGGTGCGGCCCGCCGAGGCCTCCTCCAACGCGCCGCTACCGGTGGGGTACGCGCGGCAGCCCGCGCACTCCGCCGACAAGAACGAGTACCTGCTCCTCTTCAACCCCAAGCTCGGGCTCAACCACTACCCCGCCGAGCCGGCCGGACTCAGGGGCGCGCTGGAGGAGTGCTTCGCCAAGCTCGCCGACCTGGGGCTGCTCATCCAGGACATCCTGAACGAGTGCATGGGCCTGCCACGAGGCTTCCTTGCAGAGTACAACGCCGACCGTGACTTCGACTTTCTCACGGCGCTGCGATACTTCCCGGCGACAGCCGACGAGAACAACGGCAGCAGCGCGCACGAGGACGCCAACTGCATCACCTTCGTACTGCAGGACGACGTCGGGGGCCTGGAGGTGCTCGGCGTCGACGGCCGCTGGGTCCCCGCGGAACCCGTGGAGGGCACCATCGTCGTCAATGTGGGCGACGTTCTGCAGGTGCTGACCAACAAGAAGTTCAAGAGCGCCACGCACAGGGTGGTGAGGAGGCCGGaggcgcaccgccactccatcgtctTTTTTCTCAACCTCCACGGCGACAAGTGGGTCGAGCCGCTGCCGGAGTTCGCGGGCGACGCCGGCGAGCAGCCGCGGTATAGAGGGTTCCGATACAACGAGTACATGCAGCTGCGCATGAGGAACAAGTCCCACCCGCCGTCGAGGCCTGAGGACGTCGTCCACATCACCCATTACGAGATCTAG